A section of the Phacochoerus africanus isolate WHEZ1 chromosome 4, ROS_Pafr_v1, whole genome shotgun sequence genome encodes:
- the LOC125124121 gene encoding LOW QUALITY PROTEIN: solute carrier family 22 member 6-like (The sequence of the model RefSeq protein was modified relative to this genomic sequence to represent the inferred CDS: inserted 2 bases in 2 codons; deleted 1 base in 1 codon) gives MAFTDLLLQVAGVGRFQQIQIVLLLLPLLMTFMHNTLQNFTAAIPAHHCHPPADTNFSRXEAWLPRDGQRQPESCLRFTSPQQXTNGTGTAEPCTNGWISDPGTFPSTIVAEWDLVCTHKSLPQLSQPITMAGVLVGSSIFGITADSIKLMATYLEWLLIHAQPGLGLLFGFTPTLDQLFLAGMAYAVPHWCHLQLLVSLSLFVVLIYYRFFIESALWYCSLGKLDLTLKALQRLAQIDRKQREGAKLSVEMLQMSLQRGLTMVGSNLFAYGKELEEFCRQQVVPATHERQQVVKPTHERLRTMKFYLFPDQTASRHWFVPCFSFSGLIMNPQRFGINIYLTQATKSLGRMPPHMAFFLLLSGIFILTCARIPLGEHTVLRRRMVVLGKGGMSGSMNCLFMHLGELYPTVIRQRGLSMTAALANTGSILSPLVSTTSEVYLSLPLCIYGAALVAACPITVLLPETLGQPLREDKWKEKPGQKQQEQQMVLLQPPED, from the exons ATGGCCTTCACTGACCTCCTGCTGCAGGTGGCTGGAGTCGGCCGCTTCCAGCAGATCCAGATTGTTCTGCTG CTGTTGCCCCTGCTCATGACCTTCATGCATAACACACTGCAGAACTTCACGGCCGCCATCCCGGCCCACCACTGCCACCCACCTGCCGACACCAACTTCAGCA TGGAGGCCTGGCTGCCCCGGGATGGCCAGAGGCAGCCTGAGTCCTGTCTCCGCTTCACGTCCCCCCAGC GGACCAACGGCACGGGGACCGCAGAGCCCTGCACCAATGGCTGGATCTCTGACCCCGGCACCTTCCCTTCCACCATCGTGGCTGAG TGGGACCTCGTGTGCACACACAAGAGCTTGCCACAGTTGAGTCAGCCCATCACCATGGCAGGGGTACTCGTTGGAAGCTCTATATTTGGGATCACAGCCGACAG CATCAAACTCATGGCCACAT atctggagtggctgctcATCCATGCCCAGCCAGGTCTAGGTCTCCTATTTGGATTTACCCCCACCTTAGATCAGCTGTTCCTGGCTGGCATGGCTTATGCTGTGCCCCACTGGTGCCACCTGCAGCTACTGGTCTCTCTGTCCCTCTTTGTCGTCCTCATCTACTACAG GTTCTTCATCGAGTCTGCCCTCTGGTACTGCTCCTTGGGGAAACTGGACCTCACCCTGAAGGCCCTGCAGAGACTGGCCCAGATcgacaggaagcagagagaaggtGCCAAACTGAGTGTGGAG ATGCTCCAGATGAGTCTGCAGAGGGGCCTGACTATG GTGGGCTCCAATCTCTTTGCCTACGGCAAGGAGCTGGAAGAATTTTGCAGGCAGCAGGTGGTCCCGGCAACTCATGAAAGGCAGCAGGTGGTCAAGCCAACTCATGAAAGGCTCAGGACAATGAAGTTCTACCTGTTTCCAGACCAAACTGCCTCCAGGCATTG GTTTGTACCATGTTTCAGCTTCTCTGGCTTGATCATGAATCCGCAACGTTTTGGGATCAACATCTACCTGACCCAG GCCACCAAATCACTTGGTCGCATGCCTCCCCACATGGCCTTCTTCTTGCTGCTGTCAGGAATCTTCATTCTGACCTGTGCAAGGATCCCCCTGGGTGAGCAC ACAGTCCTCCGCAGGAGAATGGTGGTTTTAGGAAAAGGCGGTATGAGCGGCTCTATGAACTGCCTCTTTATGCACTTGGGGGAGCTGTACCCCACAGTAATACG GCAGAGAGGTCTGAGCATGACGGCCGCCTTGGCCAACACAGGCAGCATCCTGAGCCCGCTGGTGAGCACAACCTCAGAGGTTTACCTTTCCCTGCCTCTCTGCATCTATGGAGCAGCCCTTGTGGCTGCCTGTCCCATCACTGTCCTCCTGCCGGAGACTCTGGGGCAGCCACTGAGAGAAG ATAA GTGGAAAGAGAAACCCGGGcagaagcagcaggagcagcagatgGTCCTGCTCCAGCCTCCCGAGGACTGA